From the genome of Lampris incognitus isolate fLamInc1 chromosome 17, fLamInc1.hap2, whole genome shotgun sequence:
ACTCTTCCAAACCGACAACAGCACCACGCCTCCTGCCCTACCCTGTATCAGTCACATCCACCTTATACCCCTGCCCTCCATTAGTCCCGGTCATTCCGTTCCACTTCAAGACTGAAACTGTGCAAAGGAATGATGAGGATTGGAGTAAAATGTTATCTGTAACAACGAATCCCATCAGTGACGATAAAATGTCTGTCCTCTGTCAAATTGATACGAGTTAATAAATTTTAAGAAGGGTTaaccaagtttgttttttttttcattgtggtTTTTCAAGacttcagtttttttttgtttttttcccccctgctgtTGTATTTCACTAAAATTGAACCAGTTGCACCAACTGCAGAACTTGTGCTGTTCAGTGCCTAGCaacagaagagcagtcaaaattggCGGCCTGAGAGAGAGGCAGTTGGCAAAGATGCATGCacattatatacattatataatTGTGTACTGTGAACAGAACACTGTAGTCTCAGCTCCTGTAGAAGTGAGATGTAAAGATTTATTTTTATATGTGCACAGCTTTCAACAGGTTGCAGACTGCTTcattgaaagtgtgtgtgtgtgtgtgagatgatgaagACAGCTCCATCTGGAGTATAACTGCTGCTCACTTGGCTCAAATACTGTGTCACtctctcttttgtgtgtgtgtgtggggggggctggtgTGATATCAGATGCTTCTTACtgtatggtgtgtgtctgtgtgagaaagATCATTCCAGAAAGACATGCTGGCAGTCCCACATCGTGGTGTTAAAAGACTGAAAGAATACCGCTGACAATCTCAGCCTTGGCCTTTTCTCTTCTCATATGTACAGAACAGTATGGTGAGTGTTGGGCCCCTGCAGTTTTAGCTCCTGGCTGATTGCACATGTAATGCCCCAGTCCTCGGAATAATTAGCTGATAGGAATAGTTCTTCCCACAGAGATTATAGTCATCGGATAGGACCGGAAAAAACACACGCATGTACATAACATGGATAATTGAGTTATAGGAGGCTTTTAGTTCAGTCCTGTGATTAGattagacacacacaaaaaaagcagtTTTGCGACATGGATGCCTCCACATGATCCTAAATAGCGATGTCTTGAATTTCTTTGTACTAAATTGGATTTTAACGAGGAAACCCTCGCCCACTCTCGCCCTCTCTGTGAGTCATGACAGCCCACTCAAACTCCCCTTAGTAGATTTTATTCGAGTGTACATACTTGCACCTTTTTGGTTTTAAAGACCACCTTTGACACTGGtgcaaagtgttttttttttcttcccgtaAACATTGTACCCGTCTTTCAATAAGGAATCCCCCCCCATACCCCCTCCTCACTGCTGCTCCATCTCTCAGCGATGGTCTGTCACGACAACACACTTGAGCCTccctctgtaaaaaaaaaatgggtCCTTTTGTTTTGTTCTATCTGCAGGGCCCGATCATAGAAAAACAAGCACTCGGGTAGCACGTTTACCTCCCCAAAAAAACACAGCACTCCCAACTGCGAACAAAGcccacatcactccacagcagGGGTGCGAACACACCCGAAGGAGTGTTTTGCAgggaggggggggcgagagagagggagagatggcggAAAGCCATAGGGGGGTGTTAGGAAAATAAGGAAGGAGGTATAGGTGAAGGAAGTGAGGGTGAGAGAACGGCTGTTGTGCAGGATGGAGGGGGGAgacggagggaggggaggggagggggtctgTGTGACTGGCGAGCCCGCGAGACAAATTGTCATGAAATTTTAATCCCTCTATTACAGCTAGTGTTTACACAAGCCTCTCAATGGCACCAGTGGAATACATGAGAAAGCTACTCATGTCTGTTATGAGGGACCGGCCTACTGTCTACACAGCATCGATTCTTACCTAAAGACGAACGGAGATGGGGCAGACTTGCATCTgctctttttctttctccctccTCCTGATTAATATAAAGCATAACATCTAAACGTCTTGGCAAACAACTATGGTTGTGGCTGCACCCGCCTTGCAGGGAAACAAAAGGGAATGATGAATGACCTCTCATCACAACGCCCTGCCTCAGTAGCACTGAGCACAAATAATTAATATATAAAGTTGTTTGGGATTGAGTGAGGCAGTACATTTGCGAAGttgttgctttgtgtgtgtgtgagtagatgATTGAAAGGGAGAGCACGTCCACAACTGAATATTTAATTGGGACGGATGTATAAAAATGCAGCCCCGTCTGCAGACACATGCACTTGCAGCGTGAATAACACAAAGACACCCGTACCCCGAACATTGCGGCGATGTGCATGAATCATCTCGacccttcacaaaaaaaaaagtgtgtgattTTCCCTCCTGCCACTTTCATTAAAGGCAGAGAAGGGGACTCCAGGGTGAAGCTTTTTGCAGGCCATGGTAGAATGAAAAACCCTCATCTTGGCTTGCTCATAACCACCCTCCACTTTCTTGGCTATCCCCAGATGGAATTTGAGGTGGAACTATATCCAGGAATATACGGGAGGGAACAGCATGGGGTTAGATTGCCTGGGACTCGGTGACGTCAAAGAACCAAGAGAGAGAtggcggggctggaggtggagGAGTTTGAAGCACGAGGGCAGTGTTGATTGGTGTTCTACCTGGGTGCAGTAAAACAGctttcccattctctctctctgctttacccccccccccccccccgagctctcCCCAAGGCAAGTTTTGTCAGCCTGCCCTGGCCCGAGTCTTGGCTCCAACACACAAGGCAGCCATAAACTACTGCCTCTGGCTCCGtgctgaaaagaaagaaaatgaaccACAACTAGCGCCTGAAAAATTGACTATTACAAaggtattaaaaaaagaaaaagaaaaaaaaggcgtgTGTCTCACTGCCTTGCACACAGCATCGCTCACCAACTTGCACTCTGAAGCAGCAATGTGGATAGAGGTTTCATTCTGGGTACTTGCTGCTAGAGAGAACAAGACGTGGGAGAGACGCGAAGGAAGAGAATTAATGTCCTTAAAATGAAAGCGAATCAATATGGATGCCCGGGGTGAGAAGGTAGAatgagaatgagagggagggagaggagaatgCTGAAATAGAGCTCAAAAGATTAATGGTTGTTTAAAAGGGAACTGTATTCATCAGTAGTCTGCTTCAGGTGCAAAaagactgtgtgtgcgtgtgtgtgtgtgtgtgagagagagagagagagcacttcaCACTCACTCGTTCTTCTGTCAGTGCCGTGGACTTTCTCAAGTTCCCTTGCCAGTGCTTCAGTGGATGGAGTTACTGTCTAACCCTGATTACTTTCATTACTTGGAAAGGAGTGTGAAGCTTGATATACCGCCTTCATTtcaacacacatgcatgtgcacaaccATGCACATACGTGCACATACCGCAGATGAACCCCAACCccgccccaaccctaacctcGAACAATCACAGGCAGAGCAGCGGGAATTTTGATTTAACAATCCAAGGTAATCCTACAGCACCACCTGCAGGTTTGAACATTTCTGACTTCAACAAGAACATGTCCCAACTCACAAAAGGATGCAACTCCTTCAGGGAAATGACAAAATCATCCCAAAAAGCCTGTATACCCCCCCCCTGCCCCTCCCCTTAATGAGAACCAATTTTGCATTACAACAATGTAATGCACTCAAAAGTTCACGGCATCATCCACAAACTCCAAAATAAGCAGTGTTACAGAATTTACACTTTATTTTGTATCAGAAATCTTGAGGAACATCACTCACCTTCATGCATACAAAATAATATCGCTTTACATCTATTGTAGTTAAAAATTGTTTTTGTTCCCATTGCCAGACTAAGGGGCTTGATACTCCCAATAAATAATCAGTAGAAAGCCAAAGGAATACAGTAGGAATACAAAACATAGCCTTGAGATGACTTTAATGCAACACACTCCCAATCAGACGCCGACACACTCCTGTCCATTATTTGCACTTGTAGGTGAGTTGTTTTCGATGATAATGGATCCACGTGGGGGCGGCGACAAGCCCAGTCAGGAAGCCGATTACAGAGCCAAGGCTACAGGAAATGGGCCACACCTACAGGAAGCGAGACACGATAAACCTGATCCTTCACTGTCACAAAGCAGAGACCATAAGATTTTGTTCAACTGGTGTTCACGTCAACAGTTGAGAGTCCAGGGTTAACAGTTAAGTGGCCACGGAAGGTGAGTGTAATGTGCCAATCTGTGTAAACCCTCAAGACAAGGCCCCAAATCATATTATGCAGCAAAGTAAAAGGgggacttttttttggggggggggggtgttctccctttttctccctaattgtatccggtcaattacccaactcttccgagccgtccatgtcactgctccatcccctctgctgatccggggagggctgcagactaccacatgtctcttccaatacatgtggagtcgccagccgcttcttcccacctgacagtgaggcgttttgccaggaggacatagcatgtgggaggatcacgctattccccccagtccccccccccgaacaggcgccctgaccaaccagaggaggtgctagtgcagcaaccaggatacatacccacatctggcttcccgcccacagacatggccaattgtgtctgtagggatgcccgaccaagccagaggtaacacggggattcgatctgcgatccccgtgttggtaggcaatggaatagactgcgacgctacccggacgcctaagaAAAGGAGGATTTCTAACGTGTGTTTATTTACCTGCCAAGGCCTGTCCCAGTCGAGCGGTATGGGTAAGGCACCCACCCAGGCTCCCACCACTGTGCACACTACCGTAATCTGTAGGGAGGTGTCCCAAACAGACATAGCCCTGGACATAGAAAAGGCAAAAGAATATTCAAATTATGTTTCCGTTAATGGCAGTTTTGAAGCACGCGAGATAATATACACCAAAtatgtgacagagtgatgacttaAAATGGAGAGCAGTTGTGGGTTTTGTGTCtttgacagagagacaaagatagaaagagaaagggagagcgaTTCTTGGGCTTACCCATGTCGACTGAACACTCGTATCCAAGCCTGGACATTGGGGCCGAGAACACAGAGACATCTTAATGTAGTCAGGGAGGTCAACAGCACAGCAAGAGAGAATGTCTCCAGGGCGGACCTAACACATACATAAGAATTTACAGTTTTCATGGTCACTTCTCTCGTACCGCTGGCATTCTCTTAAACAGACCTATCTAGGTAGGAAAAACCTATCACCATTGGCTGTCAAAATGAATATAATTTATCTACAGAGTGCTGCTGACTCACAGGGTGGTCACAACATACTCAAAAACAAAACTGGGGATGGAAGGGGGCTCTCTAGGAGAATGCTCTAGCCACAGTTATTTTAATTCAAAAGCATGGAATGACAACATTCTGTGAAAGGAGGGTATGTGTAAACTTATGGGAACTTCATGATTTGTAGAGGTACAATGCTTTTTACAATGTAAGAACTTAAAAATCAATCAACGCATTTACAGAAAGCCAATAAAAAGTGAATGTTTGTGTTTTCGggcttacatatatatatagcgtttttttctgaaaccgtcaatgatgtTGTTACAGGTGCTCAAATAatgtggaatatcaacacagatcacagacgcaggaaaaaaaagttttaatacatagcagtacgggcctgtttcgtgcatcgcgcactcatcagctgccaatctgatgagtgcattgagcacgatGAGTGCACTGAGCATGAAACAAAGTCGATGAGTAtgcaacgcacgaaacaggcctgtactgctatgtattaaaactttttttcctgcatctgtgttgatatatacactaccgttcaaaagtttgggatcacccaaacaattttgtgttttccatgaaaagtcacacttattcaccaccatatgttg
Proteins encoded in this window:
- the pigf gene encoding phosphatidylinositol-glycan biosynthesis class F protein yields the protein MWDHEIRAMASSHAIIASSVLMATVLPAVAVQDFSVYGTHLLWLYLVAGTVSLVNIAVFWLLGIGPPTKKHTLGSKLSRMVRSCLYLLLSCLFFHSVVVLYGAPLIESALETFSLAVLLTSLTTLRCLCVLGPNVQAWIRVFSRHGAMSVWDTSLQITVVCTVVGAWVGALPIPLDWDRPWQVWPISCSLGSVIGFLTGLVAAPTWIHYHRKQLTYKCK